A single genomic interval of Chitinophagales bacterium harbors:
- a CDS encoding DUF2975 domain-containing protein produces the protein MSKKNDVILKVLHVISWVVFIGLCTEAGALIFNFIFSLFKPIASHNIYKGLDLSGIYEKQFPHFISLMSFVVLLAVLKAYLFYLVVKIFLKLNLVKPFDIEIAHLIEKMSFEAVTISILSIIAHQYTKRLIHKGYEVSNVENYWNDTAAFLMMAAILFVISQVFKKGIDLQKENDLTI, from the coding sequence ATGTCTAAAAAAAATGATGTTATTCTAAAGGTATTGCATGTCATTTCTTGGGTCGTTTTCATAGGATTATGCACGGAGGCAGGGGCATTGATTTTCAATTTTATCTTTAGCCTTTTCAAACCCATTGCTAGTCATAATATCTACAAAGGGCTAGATCTTTCAGGAATCTATGAAAAACAATTTCCGCATTTTATTAGTCTGATGAGTTTTGTTGTGTTATTGGCTGTGCTTAAGGCTTACTTATTTTATCTAGTGGTGAAAATCTTTCTAAAACTAAATCTGGTGAAACCGTTCGATATTGAAATAGCCCATTTGATTGAAAAAATGAGTTTCGAAGCAGTTACAATTTCTATTCTCAGTATTATCGCCCATCAATATACAAAGCGACTTATCCATAAAGGGTACGAAGTTAGCAATGTGGAGAATTACTGGAATGATACCGCTGCTTTTCTCATGATGGCCGCCATCTTATTTGTAATATCCCAAGTATTCAAGAAAGGTATTGATTTGCAAAAAGAAAACGACTTAACTATATAA
- a CDS encoding helix-turn-helix transcriptional regulator has protein sequence MPIIVNLDVMMAKRKMSLNELSDKVGLTLSNLSILKTGKAKAIRFSTLEIICDVLDCQPGDILEYVKEITIKTR, from the coding sequence ATGCCAATAATCGTAAACCTTGATGTAATGATGGCTAAGCGAAAAATGTCGCTCAATGAGCTATCGGATAAGGTAGGGCTAACCCTTTCAAATCTTTCCATCCTGAAGACAGGCAAAGCAAAGGCAATTCGATTTAGTACCTTGGAAATAATTTGCGATGTATTGGATTGCCAGCCAGGTGATATACTAGAATATGTTAAGGAAATAACAATAAAGACCCGCTAA